Proteins encoded within one genomic window of Neoarius graeffei isolate fNeoGra1 chromosome 18, fNeoGra1.pri, whole genome shotgun sequence:
- the tpt1 gene encoding translationally-controlled tumor protein homolog isoform X1 yields MIIYKDIISGDEMFSDIYKIKESENGIMIEVEGKMVTRSEGNIEDSLIGGNASSEVQAETCDSTTVSGVDIVLNHKLQETSYDKKSYAVYIKDYMKTLRAKLEERSPERVQPFMVNVQAEVKKILGNIKNFQFFTGESMNVDGMVGLLDFREDGLTPYMLFFKDGLEIEKC; encoded by the exons ATGATCATCTACAAGGACATCATCTCCG GAGATGAGATGTTCTCGGACATCTACAAAATCAAAGAGTCTGAAAACGGAATAATGATCGAAGTCGAGGGAAAG ATGGTCACCAGATCAGAGGGCAACATCGAGGATTCGCTGATCGGCGGCAACGCGTCCTCAGAGGTCCAGGCCGAGACCTGCGACTCGACAACAGTCAGCGGCGTGGACATCGTCCTCAACCACAAGCTCCAGGAAACCAGCTATGACAAGAAGTCTTATGCAGTCTACATCAAGGACTACATGAAGAC GCTGAGGGCCAAACTGGAGGAAAGGTCTCCTGAGCGGGTACAGCCTTTCATGGTTAACGTTCAAGCTGAGGTCAAGAAAATTCTAGGCAACATCAAGAACTTCCAG TTTTTCACAGGTGAATCCATGAACGTGGACGGCATGGTCGGTCTGCTCGACTTCCGCGAGGACGGATTGACGCCGTACATGCTCTTCTTCAAAGACGGGCTCGAGATTGAGAAATGC TAA
- the tpt1 gene encoding translationally-controlled tumor protein homolog isoform X2: MMVTRSEGNIEDSLIGGNASSEVQAETCDSTTVSGVDIVLNHKLQETSYDKKSYAVYIKDYMKTLRAKLEERSPERVQPFMVNVQAEVKKILGNIKNFQFFTGESMNVDGMVGLLDFREDGLTPYMLFFKDGLEIEKC; encoded by the exons ATG ATGGTCACCAGATCAGAGGGCAACATCGAGGATTCGCTGATCGGCGGCAACGCGTCCTCAGAGGTCCAGGCCGAGACCTGCGACTCGACAACAGTCAGCGGCGTGGACATCGTCCTCAACCACAAGCTCCAGGAAACCAGCTATGACAAGAAGTCTTATGCAGTCTACATCAAGGACTACATGAAGAC GCTGAGGGCCAAACTGGAGGAAAGGTCTCCTGAGCGGGTACAGCCTTTCATGGTTAACGTTCAAGCTGAGGTCAAGAAAATTCTAGGCAACATCAAGAACTTCCAG TTTTTCACAGGTGAATCCATGAACGTGGACGGCATGGTCGGTCTGCTCGACTTCCGCGAGGACGGATTGACGCCGTACATGCTCTTCTTCAAAGACGGGCTCGAGATTGAGAAATGC TAA